One region of Bosea sp. 29B genomic DNA includes:
- a CDS encoding cupin domain-containing protein encodes MRPSLYPSALVVASLALGPSASAHDAALTKPNLLLRQLVDAMPRDASQEIRVMSATFQPGSRTVRHSHRFPVTVYVLEGTFTLELKGQPPLVVKAGEAYVEPPGVEMTGYNRSATELTKVVIFYVSSRDTPFLDQTE; translated from the coding sequence ATGCGCCCGTCGCTCTATCCGTCAGCCCTCGTCGTCGCGAGCCTCGCCCTTGGACCCAGCGCCAGTGCTCATGACGCGGCCCTGACCAAGCCCAATCTCCTGCTGCGCCAGCTGGTCGACGCGATGCCGCGCGATGCCTCGCAGGAGATCCGCGTCATGAGCGCGACCTTCCAGCCCGGCAGCAGGACGGTCAGGCACAGCCATCGCTTTCCCGTGACGGTCTATGTCCTCGAAGGCACGTTCACGCTCGAGCTGAAGGGGCAGCCGCCCTTGGTGGTCAAGGCTGGCGAGGCCTATGTCGAACCGCCGGGCGTCGAGATGACCGGCTACAATCGCAGCGCCACCGAACTGACCAAGGTGGTGATCTTCTATGTGAGCAGCCGCGACACGCCATTCCTCGACCAGACCGAGTAA
- the ettA gene encoding energy-dependent translational throttle protein EttA: MSRQFIYHMRGLSKTYPGGKQVLKDIHLSFYPDAKIGVLGVNGAGKSTLLKIMAGFDKEWTGEAWVAEGARVGYLPQEPKLDETLTVRENVMLGVGPQKAILDRYNELAMNYSDETADEMTNLQDEIEAKGLWDLDSKVDQAMDALRCPPDDWEVGKLSGGERRRVALCKLLLEQPELLLLDEPTNHLDAETTAWLEGHLRTYPGAILIVTHDRYFLDNVTSWILELDRGQGIPYEGNYSAWSVQKQKRLAQEGREDVSRQKTLEREQEWISASPKARQAKSKARIQRYDELVQKASNKGPDTAQIIIPIAERLGNNVVDFEDLSKGFQDKLLIDGLTFKLPPGGIVGVIGPNGAGKTTLFKMITGVEKPDAGTIKIGESVQLGYVDQSRDSLDDKKNVWEEISGGNDIIYLGKKEINSRAYCSAFNFKGGDQQKKVGSLSGGERNRVHLAKMLKSGANVLLLDEPTNDLDVDTLRALEEALEDYAGCAVIISHDRWFLDRIATHILAFEGDSHVEWFEGNFQDYEEDKQRRLGIDSTIPKRIQYKKFTR, encoded by the coding sequence ATGTCTCGTCAGTTCATCTACCATATGCGCGGCCTGTCGAAGACCTATCCGGGCGGCAAGCAGGTCCTGAAAGACATCCACCTCAGCTTCTATCCGGACGCCAAGATCGGCGTGCTTGGCGTCAACGGCGCCGGCAAGTCGACCCTGCTGAAGATCATGGCCGGCTTCGACAAGGAGTGGACCGGCGAGGCCTGGGTCGCCGAGGGCGCGCGCGTTGGCTACCTGCCGCAGGAGCCGAAGCTCGACGAGACTCTCACCGTCCGCGAGAACGTCATGCTCGGCGTCGGCCCGCAGAAGGCGATCCTCGACCGCTACAACGAGCTCGCCATGAACTATTCGGACGAGACCGCCGACGAGATGACCAATCTCCAGGACGAGATCGAGGCCAAGGGCCTGTGGGATCTCGATTCCAAGGTCGACCAGGCGATGGACGCGCTGCGCTGCCCGCCGGACGACTGGGAGGTCGGCAAGCTCTCCGGCGGCGAGCGCCGCCGCGTTGCGCTCTGCAAGCTGCTGCTGGAGCAGCCGGAGCTGCTGCTGCTCGACGAGCCGACCAACCATTTGGACGCCGAGACCACCGCCTGGCTCGAAGGGCACCTGCGAACCTATCCGGGCGCGATCCTGATCGTCACCCACGATCGCTACTTCCTCGACAACGTCACCAGCTGGATCCTCGAGCTCGATCGCGGCCAGGGCATTCCGTACGAGGGCAACTACTCGGCCTGGTCGGTGCAGAAGCAGAAGCGCCTCGCCCAGGAAGGCCGCGAAGACGTCTCGCGCCAGAAGACCCTGGAGCGCGAGCAGGAGTGGATCTCGGCCTCGCCGAAGGCGCGCCAGGCCAAGAGCAAGGCCCGCATCCAGCGCTATGACGAGCTGGTCCAGAAGGCCTCGAACAAGGGACCGGACACCGCCCAGATCATCATCCCGATCGCCGAGCGGCTCGGCAACAACGTCGTCGATTTCGAGGACCTGTCGAAGGGCTTCCAGGACAAGCTGCTGATCGACGGGCTCACCTTCAAGCTGCCGCCGGGCGGCATCGTCGGCGTGATCGGCCCCAACGGCGCCGGCAAGACCACGCTGTTCAAGATGATTACCGGGGTCGAGAAGCCCGATGCCGGCACGATCAAGATCGGCGAGAGCGTCCAGCTTGGCTATGTCGATCAGAGCCGCGACTCGCTCGACGACAAGAAGAATGTCTGGGAGGAGATCTCGGGCGGCAACGACATCATCTATCTCGGTAAGAAAGAAATTAATTCAAGGGCTTATTGCTCGGCCTTCAACTTCAAGGGCGGCGACCAGCAGAAGAAGGTCGGCTCGCTCTCGGGTGGTGAGCGCAACCGCGTCCACCTCGCCAAGATGCTGAAGTCCGGTGCCAATGTCCTCCTGCTCGACGAGCCGACCAACGATCTCGACGTCGATACGCTGCGCGCGCTCGAAGAGGCACTTGAGGACTATGCCGGCTGCGCCGTGATCATCAGCCACGATCGTTGGTTCCTCGACCGCATCGCGACCCACATCCTCGCCTTCGAGGGCGACAGCCATGTCGAGTGGTTCGAGGGCAACTTCCAGGATTACGAGGAAGACAAACAGCGCCGGCTCGGGATCGACAGCACCATCCCGAAGCGCATCCAGTACAAGAAGTTCACGCGCTAA
- a CDS encoding FadR/GntR family transcriptional regulator → MARPSNFHAHLVDRLGREIVSGQIGLGGTLPREDELCAHFGVSRTVIREATKTLQALGLIVTGPRVGSRIQPVSAWRLLDPQVMGWMTDADMASGFQRDLLELRGMIEPTAAGLAAERGTDEQIAEISAAMAAMTAAGDKPGHQTADYRFHEAILEASGNLLLIQLRPILQAVLKASFGLSMHDLERARASLAIHRVVTDAIVARDPEAARRTMAELIAVARADMENAARTKSEMPKPEATQSVRTSTTTDQQETSNAASRRKVGLTRA, encoded by the coding sequence ATGGCTCGGCCTTCGAACTTCCATGCGCATCTCGTCGACCGGCTCGGCCGGGAGATCGTCTCCGGGCAGATCGGGCTCGGTGGCACGCTGCCGCGCGAGGATGAGCTTTGCGCGCATTTCGGCGTCAGCCGCACCGTCATCCGCGAGGCGACCAAGACGCTGCAGGCGCTCGGGCTGATCGTCACCGGGCCGCGTGTCGGCTCGCGCATCCAGCCGGTCTCGGCCTGGCGGCTGCTCGACCCGCAGGTGATGGGCTGGATGACCGATGCCGACATGGCGAGCGGCTTCCAGCGCGACTTGCTCGAACTGCGCGGCATGATCGAGCCGACCGCCGCCGGCCTCGCCGCCGAGCGCGGCACCGACGAGCAGATCGCCGAGATCAGCGCGGCCATGGCGGCGATGACGGCAGCGGGCGACAAGCCCGGCCACCAGACCGCCGACTATCGCTTCCACGAGGCGATCCTGGAGGCCTCCGGCAACCTGCTGCTGATCCAGCTGAGGCCGATCCTGCAGGCCGTGCTGAAGGCCTCGTTCGGTCTCTCCATGCACGATCTTGAGCGCGCCCGGGCCTCGCTCGCGATCCACCGTGTCGTCACCGACGCCATCGTCGCCCGCGATCCGGAGGCTGCGCGCAGGACCATGGCGGAACTGATCGCGGTCGCCCGCGCCGACATGGAAAACGCCGCCCGCACCAAGAGCGAGATGCCCAAACCCGAGGCGACACAGAGCGTCCGGACATCGACAACAACAGACCAACAGGAAACGTCCAATGCTGCGTCACGCCGAAAGGTGGGTCTTACGCGCGCTTGA
- a CDS encoding SDR family NAD(P)-dependent oxidoreductase: MTKTWLLTGAARGLGRSIAEAALAAGDNVVATARDPHRLADLEARYPDTLLSFALDVTDMAAAQVAVTVTVDTFGRLDVLVNNAGYGHAVAFEQTSEDSFRAQIETNFYGVVNLTRAALPVLRGQRAGHIINISSVGGRTGTPGLSAYQSAKWAVGGFTEVIAKEVAPFGVKIVSVEPGGMRTGWGEIARGNAPAVMPDYQPSVGAVLDLLKAYVGNEIGDPERIAGIVLDLSRRESLPAHLVLGSDALFVLAQAEAQRQKESAEWAEVSRSSDFVGTDLVAVQKLLGGEARA, encoded by the coding sequence ATGACCAAGACCTGGCTGCTCACCGGCGCCGCCCGCGGCCTCGGCCGCTCGATCGCTGAAGCCGCCCTCGCCGCCGGCGACAACGTCGTCGCAACCGCACGCGATCCCCACCGCCTCGCCGATCTCGAGGCCCGATATCCCGACACGTTGCTCTCCTTCGCGCTCGACGTCACCGACATGGCGGCCGCGCAGGTGGCCGTGACCGTGACGGTCGACACCTTCGGCCGGCTCGATGTGCTCGTGAACAATGCCGGCTATGGCCATGCCGTCGCCTTCGAGCAGACCAGCGAGGACAGCTTCCGCGCCCAGATCGAGACCAATTTCTACGGCGTGGTGAACCTCACCCGCGCCGCGCTGCCGGTGCTGCGGGGCCAGCGCGCCGGCCATATCATCAACATCTCCTCGGTCGGCGGGCGCACCGGCACGCCCGGCCTCAGCGCCTACCAGTCGGCGAAATGGGCGGTCGGCGGCTTCACCGAGGTGATCGCCAAGGAGGTTGCGCCGTTCGGCGTCAAAATCGTCTCGGTCGAACCCGGCGGCATGCGCACCGGCTGGGGCGAGATCGCCCGCGGAAATGCTCCGGCGGTGATGCCGGACTACCAGCCCAGCGTCGGTGCCGTGCTCGACCTGCTCAAGGCCTATGTCGGCAACGAGATCGGCGATCCCGAGCGGATCGCCGGGATCGTGCTCGACCTCAGCCGGCGCGAAAGCCTGCCGGCCCATCTCGTCCTCGGCAGCGACGCCCTCTTCGTCCTCGCCCAGGCGGAGGCGCAGCGGCAGAAGGAGTCGGCTGAATGGGCGGAGGTCAGCCGGTCGTCGGACTTCGTGGGGACTGATCTTGTCGCGGTGCAGAAGCTGCTTGGTGGGGAAGCCAGGGCTTGA
- a CDS encoding LysR family transcriptional regulator, with translation MNLAAVDLNLLTAFEALLEERNVTRAGQRIGLAQPSMSSALTRLRALFGDELFIRTAAGMQPTARALALARPIGEALAQIRATLAPDTDFDPATARRRLTIAVTDYGDLVVVPALVALLRQEAPGIDLIVRPIADAAASLAALERGDVDSLVGGHLPDSPRIVRRELFEEDFVCIRDKKHAAPLTASDYLRLPHALFSAGGGDGSPGIVDAILALEGRKRRVAVTLAHVIAVPFAVAGTDLVATMARRVAGRFAEIAGVRLMPLPYDAPPFAIDLLHSRRAATDPALAWFLAAIERVGRSL, from the coding sequence ATGAATTTAGCTGCCGTCGACCTCAACCTGCTCACCGCCTTCGAAGCGCTGCTGGAGGAGCGCAACGTCACCCGCGCCGGCCAACGCATCGGCCTGGCGCAGCCCTCGATGAGCAGCGCGCTGACACGCCTGCGCGCTCTGTTCGGCGACGAGCTCTTCATTCGCACCGCCGCGGGCATGCAGCCGACCGCAAGGGCGCTGGCGCTGGCCCGGCCGATCGGCGAGGCGCTCGCCCAGATCAGGGCAACGCTCGCGCCGGACACCGACTTCGACCCGGCGACCGCGCGCCGCCGCCTGACCATCGCCGTGACCGATTATGGCGACCTCGTCGTCGTGCCGGCGCTGGTCGCCCTGCTGCGTCAGGAAGCGCCCGGCATCGACCTCATCGTCAGGCCGATCGCTGATGCCGCCGCCAGCCTCGCCGCCCTCGAACGCGGCGATGTCGACTCGCTCGTCGGCGGTCACCTTCCAGACTCCCCGCGCATCGTCCGGCGCGAGTTGTTCGAGGAAGACTTCGTCTGCATCCGCGACAAGAAGCACGCCGCGCCGCTCACAGCCAGCGACTATCTCCGGCTGCCGCATGCGCTGTTCTCCGCCGGCGGGGGCGACGGGTCGCCTGGCATCGTCGACGCCATCCTCGCCCTGGAGGGCCGCAAGCGCCGCGTCGCGGTCACGCTCGCCCATGTCATCGCCGTGCCCTTCGCCGTCGCCGGCACCGACCTCGTCGCGACCATGGCGCGGCGTGTCGCCGGGCGCTTCGCCGAGATCGCCGGCGTCAGGCTCATGCCCCTGCCCTATGACGCCCCGCCCTTCGCCATCGACCTGCTGCACAGCCGCCGCGCCGCGACCGACCCGGCGCTGGCCTGGTTCCTGGCCGCGATCGAGCGGGTCGGGCGCTCGCTCTGA
- a CDS encoding TRAP transporter large permease subunit: protein MTVAVFLVSLCGAMALGMPIAFSLIVCAVALMFWLGVYDTQIIAQNMIIGADSFQLLAIPFFLLAGELMNAGGLSKRIVNFALSLVGHLHGGLGYVAIFAAIIMASLSGSAAADTAALASILLPMMRSAGYDVGRSAGLIASGGIIAPIIPPSIGFIVFGVAANLSITRLFLAGVFPGLLIGLSLVIAWWIVSRRDKITVLPRKTGAERLKATWDGSLALLMPIAILGGIRFGIVTPTEAAVVATVYALIVGMFVYRELKPSDLYRVTLLAAKTTSAVMLLVAAAVVSAWLITQANIPAELSSLLEPFMGNKTVLMIIIMLLVMVVGTALDFTPTVLILTPVLMPIVKQAGIDPIYFGVLFIINNAIGLITPPVGIVLNVVCGVARVPMSAVMRGVWPFFIAQSLAMFLLVLFPQLVMVPLAWLSGR from the coding sequence ATGACCGTCGCCGTCTTCCTCGTCTCGCTCTGCGGAGCGATGGCGCTCGGCATGCCGATCGCCTTTTCGCTGATCGTCTGCGCCGTCGCGCTGATGTTCTGGCTCGGCGTCTACGATACCCAGATCATCGCGCAGAACATGATCATCGGCGCGGATTCCTTCCAGCTCCTCGCTATCCCCTTCTTCCTGCTCGCCGGCGAATTGATGAATGCCGGCGGCCTCTCGAAGCGCATCGTCAACTTCGCGCTCTCGCTGGTCGGCCATCTCCATGGCGGCCTCGGCTATGTCGCGATCTTCGCAGCGATCATCATGGCCTCGCTCTCCGGCTCGGCCGCCGCCGATACCGCAGCGCTGGCCTCGATCCTGCTGCCGATGATGCGCAGCGCCGGCTACGATGTCGGCCGCTCGGCCGGCCTGATCGCGTCCGGCGGCATCATCGCGCCGATCATTCCGCCCTCGATCGGCTTCATCGTCTTCGGCGTCGCCGCCAACCTGTCGATCACCCGGCTCTTCCTCGCCGGCGTCTTCCCCGGCCTGCTGATCGGCCTCTCGCTGGTCATCGCCTGGTGGATCGTCTCCCGCCGCGACAAGATCACGGTGCTGCCGCGCAAGACCGGTGCCGAGCGCCTGAAAGCGACCTGGGACGGTTCGCTGGCCCTGCTGATGCCGATCGCGATCCTGGGCGGCATCCGCTTCGGCATCGTCACGCCGACCGAGGCGGCCGTGGTCGCCACCGTCTATGCGCTGATCGTCGGCATGTTCGTCTACCGCGAGCTGAAGCCGAGCGACCTCTACCGGGTGACGCTGCTGGCGGCGAAAACCACCAGCGCCGTGATGCTGCTCGTCGCCGCGGCCGTAGTCTCGGCCTGGCTGATCACACAGGCCAATATCCCGGCCGAGCTGTCGTCGTTGCTCGAACCCTTCATGGGCAACAAGACCGTGCTGATGATCATCATCATGTTGCTTGTCATGGTGGTCGGCACCGCGCTCGACTTCACCCCGACCGTGCTGATCCTGACGCCGGTGCTGATGCCGATCGTCAAGCAGGCCGGGATCGACCCGATCTATTTCGGCGTCCTCTTCATCATCAACAACGCCATCGGCCTGATCACGCCGCCGGTCGGCATCGTGCTCAACGTCGTCTGCGGCGTCGCCCGCGTGCCGATGAGCGCGGTGATGCGTGGCGTCTGGCCGTTCTTCATCGCCCAGTCGCTCGCGATGTTCCTGCTCGTGCTGTTCCCGCAGCTCGTGATGGTGCCGCTCGCCTGGCTGAGCGGCCGCTGA
- a CDS encoding TRAP transporter substrate-binding protein: protein MTRTARLLSLVAGVALAAFAGTAQAQIKERNIRVSNGINEDHPVGNGVAKMKACMAEKSGGKLKLQAFWGGALGGDLQATQALRAGTQEMVITSSSPLVGIMPELGVFDLPFLFTDEKEADAVLDGAFGKYIADKLPGFGVVNLAYWENGFRNLTNSKRAVTKAEEMTGLKVRVMQNNIFLDSFKTMGANATPMAFGEVFAALETHAIDGQENPLVTIDTSKLYEVQKYLTLTRHAYTPFLMLYSKKLWDQLSAEEQKVLSDCAVVGRDEERKVSRELNDKSLVNLKAKGMQVSEVSAEELAKMRDSTQAVYQRHQATIGKDTIERIQADLAKLRGK from the coding sequence ATGACCAGGACAGCCCGCCTCCTCTCGCTCGTCGCCGGTGTCGCGCTCGCGGCCTTCGCCGGCACCGCCCAGGCCCAGATCAAGGAGCGCAATATCCGCGTCTCCAACGGCATCAACGAGGATCACCCTGTCGGCAACGGCGTCGCCAAGATGAAGGCCTGCATGGCCGAGAAGTCCGGCGGCAAGCTCAAGCTCCAGGCCTTCTGGGGCGGCGCGCTCGGCGGCGACCTGCAGGCGACGCAGGCGCTGCGCGCCGGCACCCAGGAGATGGTGATCACCTCTTCGTCGCCGCTGGTCGGCATCATGCCCGAGCTCGGCGTCTTCGACTTGCCCTTCCTGTTCACCGACGAGAAGGAGGCCGATGCGGTGCTCGATGGCGCCTTCGGAAAGTACATCGCCGACAAGCTGCCGGGCTTCGGCGTGGTCAACCTGGCCTATTGGGAGAACGGCTTCCGCAATCTCACCAATTCGAAGCGCGCCGTGACCAAGGCCGAGGAGATGACCGGCCTCAAGGTCCGCGTCATGCAGAACAACATCTTCCTCGACAGCTTCAAGACCATGGGCGCCAATGCGACGCCTATGGCCTTCGGCGAGGTCTTCGCCGCGCTGGAGACCCATGCGATCGACGGCCAGGAGAACCCGCTCGTCACCATCGACACCTCGAAGCTCTATGAGGTGCAGAAGTACCTGACGCTGACCCGGCACGCCTACACGCCGTTCCTGATGCTCTATTCGAAGAAGCTCTGGGACCAGCTCTCGGCCGAGGAGCAGAAGGTGCTGAGCGACTGCGCCGTCGTCGGCCGCGACGAGGAGCGCAAGGTCTCGCGCGAGCTCAACGACAAGTCCCTCGTCAATCTCAAGGCCAAGGGCATGCAGGTCAGTGAGGTCAGCGCCGAGGAGCTCGCCAAGATGCGCGACAGCACCCAGGCCGTCTATCAGCGCCATCAGGCGACGATCGGCAAGGACACGATCGAGCGCATCCAGGCCGACCTCGCCAAGCTCCGCGGGAAGTAA
- a CDS encoding TetR/AcrR family transcriptional regulator, whose amino-acid sequence MARPLSEAKREAILAAACKLVAEHGTGAPTAKIAKEARLAEGTLFTYFANKDELLNQLYLELKTDFARLTVPSYPSNGSVRDRFEHFWNGFIDWGAKHPAKRKALRQLAVSGRITQETRDKSAIAFAEISAMFEQGHRDGVLKDQPQSFIGAVLDAIGTMTLDLIAQEPNRHEHYRRTGFSVFWDGISA is encoded by the coding sequence ATGGCCCGTCCCCTCAGCGAAGCGAAGCGCGAAGCGATCCTGGCCGCTGCCTGCAAGCTGGTGGCCGAGCACGGCACTGGCGCGCCGACCGCGAAGATCGCGAAGGAGGCCAGGCTCGCCGAAGGTACGCTCTTCACCTATTTCGCCAACAAGGACGAATTGCTCAACCAGCTCTATCTTGAGCTGAAGACCGATTTCGCCAGGCTCACCGTGCCCTCCTATCCGAGCAATGGCAGCGTGCGCGACCGGTTCGAGCACTTCTGGAACGGTTTCATCGACTGGGGCGCGAAGCATCCCGCCAAGCGCAAGGCGCTGCGCCAGCTCGCGGTCTCCGGCCGGATCACCCAGGAGACCCGCGACAAATCCGCCATCGCCTTCGCCGAGATCAGCGCCATGTTCGAACAGGGGCACCGCGACGGCGTGCTCAAGGACCAGCCGCAGAGCTTCATCGGCGCGGTTCTCGACGCCATCGGCACCATGACGCTCGACCTCATCGCGCAGGAGCCGAACCGGCACGAGCACTACCGGCGGACCGGCTTTTCGGTGTTCTGGGACGGCATTTCCGCCTGA
- a CDS encoding TRAP transporter small permease has product MLRHAERWVLRALEFSLVALLAGMVVMVFGNVVLRYLFNSGIDVSEELSRYFFVWLTFIGAVVVMRENGHLGVDSLVGALGDKGRRVCMITSDAIVFICCLMLLEGTWKQQAINESAVAPVTGISMAYVYGVLYFAGAGIALITLGRLFRALTGRLGPYELAEFAGDYSASPSHNLKGHLE; this is encoded by the coding sequence ATGCTGCGTCACGCCGAAAGGTGGGTCTTACGCGCGCTTGAGTTCAGCCTCGTCGCCCTGCTCGCCGGCATGGTGGTGATGGTGTTCGGCAATGTCGTGCTGCGCTATCTGTTCAACTCCGGCATCGACGTGTCGGAAGAGTTGTCGCGCTATTTCTTCGTCTGGCTGACCTTCATCGGCGCCGTCGTGGTGATGCGCGAGAACGGCCATCTCGGCGTCGACAGCCTGGTCGGCGCGCTCGGCGACAAGGGCCGGCGCGTCTGCATGATCACCAGCGACGCGATCGTCTTCATCTGCTGCCTGATGCTGCTCGAAGGCACCTGGAAGCAGCAGGCGATCAATGAGAGCGCCGTCGCCCCGGTCACCGGCATCAGCATGGCCTATGTCTATGGCGTGCTCTATTTCGCCGGCGCCGGCATCGCCCTGATCACGCTCGGCCGTTTGTTCCGGGCCCTGACCGGCAGGCTCGGCCCCTATGAGCTCGCCGAATTCGCCGGCGACTACAGCGCCAGCCCCTCGCATAATCTGAAGGGGCATCTGGAATGA
- a CDS encoding LysR family transcriptional regulator, translating to MFDWDDLKPFLAVAEHHSMIAAAKSLGLSQSTVQRRLAELERRIGRALVVRHPAGYRLTEDGLSLLPMAQKVGRAVAELQQHLDDTARDLDGVVRVTCPEPLVPRIVGSGLLDAFQARYPRLRVEFVTSDRYLDLSLGEADIAFRSGDTDDELVGRKIAESLWAIYASPDYLERHGRPATLGDLGRHALVGLESALASHRMLTWLADVAPGAHFAVRNNSVLGLVSAVRSGVGIGPLPTALGDADDGLVRIFGPIPELTRSWRILVHPDLRHTPRIAAFFDFIVENKAALKPIFTG from the coding sequence ATGTTCGACTGGGACGACCTCAAGCCTTTCCTGGCCGTCGCCGAGCACCACAGCATGATCGCGGCGGCAAAATCGCTCGGCCTCAGCCAATCCACCGTGCAGCGGCGATTGGCGGAGCTCGAACGGCGCATCGGTCGTGCCCTGGTGGTGCGGCACCCCGCCGGCTATCGCCTGACGGAGGATGGGCTGAGCCTGCTGCCGATGGCGCAGAAGGTAGGGCGTGCCGTCGCCGAGCTGCAGCAGCATCTTGACGACACCGCCCGCGATCTCGACGGCGTCGTCCGCGTGACCTGCCCGGAGCCGCTGGTGCCGCGCATCGTCGGCTCGGGGCTGCTCGACGCCTTCCAGGCGCGCTATCCGAGGCTGCGTGTCGAGTTCGTGACCAGCGACCGCTATCTCGATCTCTCGCTGGGCGAGGCGGATATCGCCTTCCGTTCCGGCGATACGGATGACGAGCTGGTCGGGCGCAAGATCGCCGAGTCGCTCTGGGCGATCTATGCCAGCCCCGACTATCTCGAACGCCATGGCCGGCCGGCGACGCTGGGCGATCTCGGTCGGCATGCTCTGGTCGGGCTGGAGAGCGCGCTCGCTTCGCACCGCATGTTGACCTGGCTCGCCGATGTCGCGCCGGGAGCGCATTTCGCGGTGCGCAACAACAGCGTGCTCGGCCTGGTCTCGGCGGTCCGGTCCGGCGTCGGAATTGGTCCGTTGCCGACGGCGCTTGGCGATGCCGATGACGGGCTGGTGCGGATTTTCGGCCCGATCCCGGAACTCACCCGGAGCTGGCGCATCCTGGTCCATCCCGATCTGAGGCATACGCCGCGCATCGCTGCCTTCTTCGACTTCATCGTCGAGAACAAGGCCGCGCTGAAACCGATCTTCACCGGCTAG
- a CDS encoding DUF2891 domain-containing protein encodes MTAARLTEELALRFARIALGHVGREYPNKPDHTLAGPEDALTPRELHPVFYGSYDWHSCVHSYWMLARLLRRYPGFAAAAEIRALFDAQLTPEKVAVECAYLAAPTARGFKRPYGWGWLLKLAAELSLLDDKRWSKIIAPLAEVFAQRFRDFLPLATYPVRVGTHFNTAFGLRMAADYATATADDDFAALLRDTALRWYGADVDCPAWGEPSGDDFQSSALIEAECMRRLLAPEAFLPWFDRFLPKLGRREPATLFRPATVTDRSDGKIAHLDGLNLSRAWCWRALAGALPEGDARRAVAETAATEHLAAGIPHIAGDYMGEHWLASFAVLALEEEP; translated from the coding sequence ATGACCGCCGCCCGTCTGACGGAAGAGCTCGCACTCCGCTTCGCCCGCATCGCGCTTGGGCATGTCGGGCGCGAATACCCCAACAAGCCGGATCATACGCTGGCGGGGCCGGAGGATGCGCTGACCCCGCGCGAGCTGCACCCGGTCTTCTACGGAAGCTATGACTGGCATTCCTGCGTCCACAGCTACTGGATGCTGGCGCGCCTGCTGCGACGCTATCCCGGATTCGCGGCGGCTGCCGAGATCCGCGCGCTGTTCGACGCGCAGCTGACGCCCGAGAAGGTCGCGGTCGAATGCGCCTATCTGGCAGCTCCGACCGCGCGCGGCTTCAAGCGCCCCTATGGCTGGGGCTGGCTGCTGAAGCTGGCGGCGGAACTGAGCCTGCTCGACGACAAACGCTGGTCGAAGATTATCGCCCCGCTGGCCGAGGTCTTCGCGCAGCGCTTCCGCGATTTCCTGCCGCTCGCGACCTATCCGGTGCGGGTCGGGACGCATTTCAACACCGCCTTCGGCCTGCGCATGGCCGCGGATTATGCGACCGCGACGGCGGACGATGATTTCGCGGCGCTGCTGCGCGACACGGCCCTGCGCTGGTATGGTGCCGATGTCGATTGCCCGGCCTGGGGTGAGCCGAGCGGCGACGATTTCCAGTCCTCGGCCCTGATCGAGGCCGAATGCATGCGCCGCCTGCTGGCGCCGGAGGCTTTCCTGCCCTGGTTCGATCGCTTCCTGCCGAAGCTCGGGCGCCGGGAGCCGGCGACTTTGTTCCGGCCCGCCACTGTCACCGACCGCAGCGACGGCAAGATCGCCCATCTCGACGGGCTGAACCTCAGCCGCGCCTGGTGCTGGCGGGCGCTGGCCGGTGCGCTGCCGGAAGGCGATGCCCGCCGGGCGGTCGCGGAGACCGCCGCGACAGAGCATCTCGCCGCCGGAATTCCCCATATCGCCGGCGACTATATGGGCGAGCACTGGCTCGCGAGCTTTGCCGTGCTCGCTCTGGAAGAGGAGCCCTGA